Below is a genomic region from Salvelinus fontinalis isolate EN_2023a chromosome 38, ASM2944872v1, whole genome shotgun sequence.
TGAATGGGGTAGGGATGTGGTGAGGTGGTCAGTCTGCTTTTTGGCAGAACGGTGGTGGTCTtccaggggatggagggaggagataaATGGAGGGAGGGATTGAGGGATGGTCGATGAAGGATGGATGAAGAGCTGAATACGCAGCGACTCGTCCTCCTCAGGGCCCGTTTTCATTGTAGTGGAGGGAGATGGGGCGGTCGCGCTGCACGGGCATGTAGGGCCAGTTGTAGCTGGAGCCAGAGAGGAGCATGTCGCGCAGCAGCGTCTCGATGGGCGTCTTGCCCACCAGGCGCACAAAGAAGAGCTGCTCGATGACGGGCGAGGAGACGATGCGGAGGGAGGGCAGCCGCAGGAGCAGGCGGCCGAAGCGGTTGGGCTGGCTGGGGTACTGGTTCCTCACATACTCCTCCAGGGCACACTGGGACTTCTCCTGGATGCTCTCCACGTGGGCAACATCCGACAGGCCCATGGCATCTGAGAAAGGGATAGGAAGGTTAGGTGTTGATGAGTTTCTGGTTCATTATGGTTCTGATGAGTTGACCTCACACTGACATGCAATGTGAAATTGTGTCCAGCTACGTACAAACATTAGAGCTGAAATGTCTGTATCCCTAAGTAAATATGTCATTCTATGTAGTGGAATACAATTCCCTTTGCCTTCAGTTGTGGGTCGAGGTTTTGTCCCTGCTCTCACACCTTCCCTAGCACCAGTCCCTAGTGTGAGTCTCACACCACCCTTAGCACCGGTCCCTGGTGTGAGTCTCACACCTCCCCTAGCACCGGTCCCTGGTGTGAGTCTCACACCTCCCCTAGCACCGGTCCCTGGTGTGAGTCGCACACCTCCCCTAGCACCTGTCCCTGGTGTGAGTCTCACACCTCCCCTAGCACCGGTCCCTGGTGTGAGTCGCACACCTCCCCTAGCACCTGTCCCTGGTGTGAGTCGCACACCTCCCCTAGCACCTGTCCCTGGTGTGAGTCTCACACCTCCCCTAGCACCGGTCCCTGGTGTGAGTCTCACACCTCCCCAAGCACCGGTCCCTGGTGTGAGTCGCACACCTCCCCTAGCACCGGTCCCTGGTGTGAGTCTCACACCTCCCTAGCACCGGTCCCCGGTGTGAGTCTCACACCTCCCTTAGCACCTGTCCCTGGTGTGAGTCTCACACCTCCCCTAGCACCTGTCCCTGGTGTGAGTCGCACACCTCCCCTAGCACCTGTCCCTGGTGTGAGTCTCACACCTCCCCTAGCACCTGTCCCTGGTGTGAGTCGCACACCTCCCCTAGCACCTGTCCCTGGTGTGAGTCTCACACCTCCCCTAGCACCTGTCCCTGGTGTGAGTCTCACACCTCCCCTAGCACCTGTCCCTGGTGTGAGTCTCACACCTCCCCTAGCACCTGTCCCTGGTGTGAGTCGCACACCTCCCCTAGCACCTGTCCCTGGTGTGAGTCTCACACCACACAGAGAGTTTGTTGAATGTGTGTGATACTTTTCACACCCTTCGAGCTCCGTGGTTATGGGGTCAGAGTTGGGTGAACTCAAAACAAAGTCCCTTTTAGTGTACTGCATGGTGCTGTGctgtactgcacggtactgtacTGCACGTTCAGTTCTACTGTGCCAGTGTTTCTGTCCCCAGTATGAACCTTGTTTAAAGGCTGCATCGAACAGCGAGGGTAATTTTCTCCCAAGTGCTTTACTCTAGTGTGCAGCAGAAGCACTGGGCCAGGATTTTCTTTTACCCGCCACCCAGCATGCTAGTCCCTTTGTTACAGTACCCTTTAATCGGCCCCCTGCGCAAATTTGGTCCAGCTGAGCTTCAGTTCCACGTAACAAAAGATTCATGTGCCTCATATTTTTGTCGCAGAAGCCCCCAGGTGGGGTATAACTGCAAATTCTGCCACATTTCCCACTTTGAGGGCAGGCGTGCATTTTTTTATCTATCCACCATTTTAGTGTCTGTGTGAGGCATCAGTGGCTGAGAAAGCTAGTTCTGTCTGTGTGACTGAGCCCTCGCGTGCTACCACGACTCCTCCGCAGGCATCTTTTACAGGCACCTCCTCCCTTTGTCTGGCTCCCTGGTCACACACAGCCACACTCTGGGGatgaggatggtggtggtggtaagaTGGCCGCTCTTTGATTTAGGGTGATGGGACTGGGATATAGGGTGGAATGTCTGAGGGTGGAGGTGAGAGGGAGTATAGAGATTTTGTCTGTCCTTGTTAGCTCATGCAGGCAGGTCTCGATGGGGGGGCCTGGTCTACGAATGGTCTGTCTATCTCattgtgtgtacatgcatgtgtgtgtgtatgcgtgtgtgttggCTGGAGTTGTGGGACGGATCACATGGATGCTCAGAGCTACAGGGGTTGTGTAGGTCAGGGCCTGGGCTGCGGCGAATCCCCCTTGTTGCTGCAACCCACCATGAATAATTCAAGCACGGTGGTGGGGGCAGGGGTGAGAGGGCTGGGGtttggagaggaggaaaggggaggggCTGCCTGACTGGTTTCAATAATAGATGGAAGCGTGAAGGAGAAGAGGGTGATGAAATAAATGAGAAGAGCGAAGGGGTTCTTCAGCCATCCAAATGGAAGAGTGCGAGCCAGAACTAGGTACATGCAAAGTGATTCTGACAAGCTGTGTGATGGAGACGAGGAAAAATGCGATCGACAGGAAACAAAAAGCAAGACCTCAGAGTTGGATTCTCTCACACTCATACCCCCTGGGTCATAAACAATGAATCCTCAACACATCCCAAACCCAGATCTGACAGCATTCTGGGTGGCGTAGAATAACCATAATTATCTACTGTGCCTCATACATTGGCAAAAGTGGTGTATCAAAGCAATAAGCAAACTATTGTTTTTATATTGCTATTTCACCAATATTTACGCTTCTTTAGCTCATATAAGTAGTCCATCCATGATAATATTGATATGGTATCCATATATATTAGATACATTGTTTACAAATACATTGTTAACCACTTGGTTGTTAACCACATGCTGTACTGCAGACTCTATACGTCTGCTAACTTATCTGGAGTGACCACTATGACCTAAATGTGTAGTTCTGCACAAAATACAACACAAACTATCCTACAGATAGACATAAACAAAGACATATAGAAACAGAAACCACTAAAGTCAATGCCACTCACCGGAGGTGAAGAGCACGATGGATTTGAGGCAGGAGTACTCAGCTGTGTCCACCTGCAGAACCTTCAGTTTCTCCACCTGCTCCTGGAACACCCGGATGTGGTCCATGAACGCCACCACGCGCTCCGCAGACATGGGCGATGCGTGTAGGCCGGCCGCCGCCAGCAGGGGCGCCACGTGCAGCGGCATGGAGCACTGGGCCGCGTTCAGCACAAACAGCTCACTCCATGACATGCGCAGGAGCGCCACCTAGGGCACGGGAGGAATGGTGGTAGAATTGGTTAGTTCAGAGTGGACAGAGGGTGGTTCTGGGAAACAAGGATAATAGTGTTAATCTTCCTTATGCAGATGATTGAGTATGGCAAGTGTTAGTGATATGCTCCAACTTAAAGGCTCCTGACCCCACAATTGAACCTTTACATGACATACCAATTGCAGACATAGACATATTTGTTCTGGGCAATATCTGTGTTGAGCATCTACAGCTCATCCATaagggactatccaaataaagtgaccACACCACATCTCTAAGCATTCATAATTTCTATTTTCTAGTCAGGCATAAAAAAGATTATAGTCAGGCATAAAAAAATGGTCATCCTCACCTGGTCCATGAGCTGCAGGTCAGGGAAGAAGGGGATGTTCTTGGCCCACTCCACAGCGCTGAAGAGTAGCCGTGCGGCCAGCTCGCAGATGTTCTCGATGCCCATCAGGTTGTTTCCCTGCATGCACTGGGACCCGTAGCGGGACGTGGGATAAGGCTCGGCGCGCAGCAGCAAAGAGATGAATCCTGATAGGTAGGGCTGCCCGTTGTAAGGGTCGCTGCCattggtcaggtactgacccgggcTAGACTGGGAGTTGGACATGCGGCCTCTCTGgacagctgagggagagagagagaaagaaagaaagggttAAGAAAATAAGGCGATAAAGCGTTTGAATTTTATGAGCAAAATACATTTTCCCTCTTTTGACATTTCATAAGCGAATACTCAAGTGCTAGAAGCTAATTGTTTGGCATGGAGCTAACTTGGTTAGACTACTGCATCTTTCATTCATTCATGTGGCTGTACTCTATCCATCTATCCTAAGAGGCTTTATTTCAATCCAAGCTGGCACAGTTACAGTAACATTTAGGACCTGAAGCTTCTCTGCATTCACATCGTCATGACTGCGTCCAACACTAACTGCCTTGATTTAGTAGGCTGCAATTACCACTGTGTCATAAAGCAGCATCTAGAGGCACTCAGACGAGTCTGCTCTTTCTCAATGGGAATATATATGGCCAAATCACATTGGGGCTAGCAGCTAAAAGCCATGtctggggagaggaggaaggagggtggAGGTTGGAGGTGCAAAGCGTGGAGAAATGGGGGGAAATTTCTGCGGCTCTAAATGTGTCGGCACTCTGTCTCCTGACCGGCAGACCCCGGTGCCGTGCTTCAGTGAGTAATGGCAACCAGCAGCCAGTAAAGACACTATGGTTCTTCacacctctgccccccccccccccccccccactgccaAGTGGCTCAGCCGAAGGGGAAGGGGGCACGCAGAGGCTAAGCACACATCCCCACCCCCGCCGAGCTAAGAAGCGGCAGCTCAAAGCCCATTTGGAAAACACCTGTTCAGTCATCCCCGCTGTCTGACTAATAACTCCCTCTACAGTtacagaacgagggagagagagaaggagagagagagtacgagggagagagagtacgagggagggagggagggagggagggagggagggagggaggacaggctAGTGTTTGGAAAATACTTTGAAACTCAGCATCACCTGTCCTTCGACACAACAGCTGTGAAaattttatacactgcagtgtACCAAAGAGGGAAGGTCAAATCACTCAAGAACATAGTAAGTCAATAGATATGTCCATAGAATTTCAAGACTGTTGAATGATAAGAAAAACGTTTGAGTTTGTGACCAAAAAATACTGGTCTCCCTTGAACACAAGCACTCCTGTCCCAGGGAAAGAATCTTGCCTCACTTTGCAAACGACAACGTAGCGTACAGAGACAGCATTGCACAATGGGCCGTCCCATGTCACTCACAAAAAAACAACTCCTGGTCGTACCCAAACCTGAACTTTTTCTAGAACATGGTTGTCCTTCATTAGAGGTTAGTATGATATTATAACTATctgaattaaaataataataatcaatgcATCATAATGATTAATGCCGTAATCCACCAGATGCCAAATCCACCCCATCCACTTGTCTTCTGAAAAGCCTCTTTGAGGAggttgtgtgtgagtgcgtgagtgCTTGAGTCGAAATGACGCATGAAAAGCATCTCTATGTGAATGAGCAAGGGAAATgaatgagacagggagagaagggctTAGACAGGGtaaaagggagagggagaaagacagtgagtggcatgggatgagagagagtgagagtgaggatGTAGAGACAGATTTGAATGCCTGCCATAATCTATTTCCCGATTTCTAATTGGTCGGCGGTGGCTTAGTGTGATTGGAAAGACCAAAGCCCCTATCTCTTGACAGTAGAGGTACTGGCAAACAGTGGGACCAAACAACTAaagagcctaaaaccccaaacagaaagACCATGGCACTACATCTAACATCAAGGTACATAAATAAGGCAGAGGGGAGAAAAGGGCACGAAACAGGTATCATGGGCGATTTCAGCCGTGACTTTTAAAAAACACCACCACAGCGAGTCACAGAGAGTGTGTTGCCGTGGAGTTAAGCATCCCACCAAGGCTGTCCTTATTTGGCCTTTAGTCATTGTGCTAGAAGTACAAGACAGTTGAAACTATTGTAGATAAATACAATTAAGGACTATCTGCTCCTGTAAAAGGTCATAGTCAGGGGCTATGTACTAGAAGCATGACAGATTTGGCACAGCCTCATTGTCAACTGAGATAAGTGGCATAATGGTTTTCGTGTAGTCCCTTAAAAGTCTGCTAACATAAAACACAAGATACTGTAACATTCAAACACAGATACACAAAAAAAATGCTTATTTTGGACAGTAAAGCAGTGTGTATTGTGTAAGCCCGTTCAGAGAGGAGTGTCTGATGAGTGTGTGATGTGACATTCATGTGTTATTCCTGTGCTTCTCACAGACTCCTTTAGCTTGGGTTGAACTCTGGATTGAACTCTTGGGTCACTGCTCTCACTCTGCATGCAAGGGTTACAGTGAAGCACCAATCTCAGTCAAAACCAAGTCAAACCATTTACCTGTAGTCAACTACAAATTCACAGAGGAAAGGGGGCCAAGGCTGTGAGAAAGAcgtggagagaaagaaagggtgagaggaaaggagagaagcaAATAGGTTGAGAATGAAGATGAAGGTGAGTTTAAGAGCAGAGAATTGAGAAATAGAGGGATGAAGTGAActaaaccagtggttcccaaactgtggggcgcGCCCCCAAAGGGTCGGAAGGGGTGGTCCCCCcccacaaaaataaaaaaataaaggaacTCAGTCTGGCTTTAAACGTACTCtttaaagttgtaatagtagaatgcacaaggtgcaattcccgaaattgggtagtgcatcatcagttcctcttgtcatgttagtcaCTGCATACCTTAGAGACCTataaatatcacatgaatacacattagacatgacaAAAtgcgtagaattgcagaaaataagctttaaacctgcagAATTCTCTCCatcaacaagaggggtgtgaacagtttgtgtcatgaacagtgcttgtacccatagaaatagacgtAGCGCGTGCACGCGGGAttttccccaatgctggaagggggggggggggggggcatagtgaaaaagtttgggaacccctgaaaGAGACAATGGGAtcaaggaagagggagggagggagacagagtgaagTATGACATTGtatggaaagggagagggaacgggtaaagagacagggagagagatacagacagacggaGATAGAGAGAGCTTCCCGGTGAGGAAGCTCAGACGCATTAGCTGCAAACGTAGCCTCTTTAATATCCACCCAGTCACGTTGGCGCTGCTTTGATGAAGCAGATATGAATTAATAACAGAAATGCACCCTGCACAGAGGAGTGCTCTGGctttctatccatctctctaCTCACTCATATCCATTTCTACAATAGAAGAGATCACACAACAAGCTATGCTATCCAAGCgattcattttcattacattgaGTTAAAAACTCAATGGCTGTATCTCAAGAAAATTGGTGTAAATTGGCCTGGAATCAAAACAACACAATATTTCAAAATGTAACAATGGATATGGATAACGCTGGACTTACTGTAAAGGCTAGCCTTTCATATTGTGGCAATAGGCTAACCTGGCTATTGTACAGACAACAGAGAAAATGAGAGACTCAACAGAGAAACATGACAATATGACACGCAATGTATCGTGAACTGGAGTCTATTCACCTTGAGGTGTCAAACGAAGCCCATCTCTGCGAGTGAGCTCTATTCctccacacacacccccctcctcTAAAATATTAAATCCTAGCCTTGGGGATATCAGAATGGGAAACAACTAGTGCCTCAGCTCTATGGTCTCTTCGTGGCCTGTCACTTCAATGGAGGCTGCTTTCTGACAGTGAATAATGGCAAGGCCTCTGTCAATATGGAAGCCATGGTGCTGGAACCTTACAGCCAGCTTGGACTTAAAGAGACCTATTCTAACATGTCAATAAACTATGACAGTATTGAAATAGGGGAATGTTTTGGCGGGCCAGAGTTTAGGGGTCAAACTAGTCTCGGTTTGTGATTGCCTGCTCATACAAACTGAACAACGTGTATGGATTAGTCAATAAAGGCAGTCAGCTAGCGAGCCGTGGTACTTACTCAATAGAGTCAACCTCACATTTGGACCTTGAACATCTCCATTATTAATGTTTAGTTTCTGGTTCCCGTTGACCTACAATATATCCGTCTCTGTGTTTGGTCGGTGTGAACCAAGGGTCACCAGCTGTAGCAGCGAGTCTCGTCAAGAGTGATGTGTTTCATAATCCTATGTATGAGTAACTGAATATCAATATACAGGACTTCCCTGTGTTATTTACCATTGAAGGACACACACTAGGAGTCACAATGAAGATAATCTGTCTTTGAATGTTCTGTCTATGAACAATCGTAACTATGTACTTACTATGAACAATCTAGAGCAGTGTTCTCCAACAGGTTGATAGCGAGCTACCAGTAGCTCGCAGCCCACATATGAGTAACtcgccaaacaattctgaaagtacatgcaATTTTCACGTATTCCACGGCACACTGTCATAAACAAATCTCACAAGTATCAGACACCACAAGCTCCCAGCTACTATTTATTGATATTATCACACCCCTAGTTAGCCACTATTGGCTTA
It encodes:
- the LOC129837523 gene encoding nuclear receptor subfamily 2 group F member 5 isoform X2 encodes the protein MSNSQSSPGQYLTNGSDPYNGQPYLSGFISLLLRAEPYPTSRYGSQCMQGNNLMGIENICELAARLLFSAVEWAKNIPFFPDLQLMDQVALLRMSWSELFVLNAAQCSMPLHVAPLLAAAGLHASPMSAERVVAFMDHIRVFQEQVEKLKVLQVDTAEYSCLKSIVLFTSDAMGLSDVAHVESIQEKSQCALEEYVRNQYPSQPNRFGRLLLRLPSLRIVSSPVIEQLFFVRLVGKTPIETLLRDMLLSGSSYNWPYMPVQRDRPISLHYNENGP
- the LOC129837523 gene encoding nuclear receptor subfamily 2 group F member 5 isoform X1, whose translation is MAMVVNQWQENISADPGSQLQICSQEPGGTPGTPSGSTPGNDALSGDKIPNVDCMVCGDKSSGKHYGQFTCEGCKSFFKRSVRRNLSYTCRGNRDCPIDQHHRNQCQYCRLKKCLKVGMRREAVQRGRMSNSQSSPGQYLTNGSDPYNGQPYLSGFISLLLRAEPYPTSRYGSQCMQGNNLMGIENICELAARLLFSAVEWAKNIPFFPDLQLMDQVALLRMSWSELFVLNAAQCSMPLHVAPLLAAAGLHASPMSAERVVAFMDHIRVFQEQVEKLKVLQVDTAEYSCLKSIVLFTSDAMGLSDVAHVESIQEKSQCALEEYVRNQYPSQPNRFGRLLLRLPSLRIVSSPVIEQLFFVRLVGKTPIETLLRDMLLSGSSYNWPYMPVQRDRPISLHYNENGP